The following are encoded in a window of Candidatus Jordarchaeales archaeon genomic DNA:
- the cooS gene encoding anaerobic carbon-monoxide dehydrogenase catalytic subunit codes for MEKSRVSYHSSVVEMYEKLKSDGVTNIWDRYVAQGFGGDPDRRCPFCQAGVRCDLCSNGPCRADAEKGKRGVCGITADGMAMRMMLLRNIMGASTYQFHASQTIRTLRATAEGKTPFTIREEGKLRWFANRLGLESDGDLVEITLSVCDFIEKDYARKFYEPSRIVEALAPEERKKVWRELGIFPGGIYEEIVLAASSCLTNVDGYYVSLALKAMRLSIAVAYQSQLVLEYCQDILFGVPNPHKVRVNLGVLDPDYVNVLVNGHEPFLGFALVQLARREEWQRKARESGAKGLRVIANIETGQEMIQRWEVDDVFYGFTGNWIMQEAVLASGCVDLFACDMNCSMPIDPIYAERYSFRLVPVSELVAFESVKDRVNYEPEKMEEQAAKLLQWAIENFKERRMKVKPVTGLPVGEAITGFSTESILDTLGGSLTPLVEAIKAGDIRGIAGLVSCTTLRDHGQDVHTVAVARELIKRDVLILAMGCGNAALQVAGLCRPEAVEYAGLGLRKVCKSLGVPPVLSYGTCTDTGRLADLLAFLSDEFGVPIPDLPVAAVAPEYMEQKATIDAVFALALGLYTYVNPVPPITGAPNLVKLLTEECRKITGGVLNLEKDPVKAADAILAHIEEKRRKLGI; via the coding sequence TTGGAAAAGAGTAGAGTGTCGTACCATAGTTCTGTTGTCGAAATGTATGAGAAGCTGAAAAGTGACGGCGTGACGAACATCTGGGACCGCTACGTTGCCCAAGGTTTTGGCGGTGACCCCGACAGGAGGTGCCCGTTCTGCCAGGCGGGTGTAAGGTGTGACTTGTGTTCTAACGGCCCCTGCCGTGCTGACGCTGAGAAAGGTAAGCGCGGCGTCTGTGGGATAACCGCTGACGGTATGGCGATGAGGATGATGTTGCTGAGGAACATTATGGGGGCTTCAACGTACCAGTTCCATGCCAGCCAGACTATTAGGACACTGAGAGCTACCGCCGAGGGAAAGACACCCTTCACCATAAGGGAAGAGGGGAAGCTGAGGTGGTTCGCCAACAGGCTTGGGTTAGAGTCCGACGGGGACCTCGTTGAGATTACTTTGAGCGTTTGCGATTTCATAGAGAAGGACTACGCGCGAAAGTTTTATGAACCAAGTAGGATAGTTGAGGCGCTAGCCCCGGAGGAGAGGAAGAAGGTTTGGCGTGAGCTTGGCATATTCCCCGGCGGCATATATGAAGAAATAGTATTGGCCGCTAGCTCCTGCCTGACGAACGTCGACGGCTACTACGTGAGCCTAGCCCTCAAGGCCATGCGTCTATCCATAGCCGTGGCTTACCAGAGCCAGCTTGTGCTTGAATACTGCCAGGATATACTTTTCGGCGTCCCTAATCCTCACAAGGTGCGAGTGAACCTAGGCGTCCTAGACCCGGACTACGTCAACGTCTTAGTTAACGGCCACGAGCCTTTCCTAGGTTTCGCCTTAGTCCAACTCGCGAGAAGGGAAGAGTGGCAGAGGAAGGCTAGGGAGAGTGGGGCGAAGGGGCTTAGAGTGATAGCAAACATAGAGACGGGGCAGGAAATGATACAAAGATGGGAAGTGGACGACGTCTTCTATGGCTTCACAGGAAACTGGATAATGCAAGAGGCTGTACTGGCCAGCGGTTGCGTCGACCTCTTCGCCTGCGACATGAACTGCTCTATGCCCATAGATCCCATATACGCTGAAAGATACTCTTTCAGGCTCGTACCTGTAAGCGAGCTGGTCGCCTTCGAAAGTGTAAAAGACAGGGTGAACTATGAACCCGAGAAAATGGAGGAGCAAGCTGCGAAACTGCTACAATGGGCCATCGAGAACTTCAAAGAGAGGAGGATGAAGGTTAAACCAGTCACCGGGCTACCCGTCGGCGAAGCAATCACAGGCTTTTCCACTGAAAGCATACTCGACACACTCGGAGGAAGCCTGACACCACTAGTGGAAGCGATAAAGGCAGGCGACATAAGAGGGATTGCAGGGCTTGTCTCGTGCACAACACTCAGAGATCACGGCCAGGACGTGCACACCGTAGCCGTAGCAAGGGAGCTCATAAAAAGGGACGTTTTGATTCTAGCGATGGGATGCGGCAATGCAGCCCTCCAAGTTGCAGGTTTGTGCCGCCCCGAGGCAGTTGAGTACGCTGGCCTAGGGCTCAGGAAGGTGTGCAAGTCGCTCGGAGTACCGCCAGTACTAAGCTATGGAACCTGCACGGACACCGGGCGCCTAGCAGACCTACTGGCGTTCTTATCAGACGAGTTTGGAGTTCCAATACCTGACCTACCAGTCGCGGCGGTAGCTCCAGAGTACATGGAGCAAAAGGCAACGATAGATGCTGTATTCGCGCTCGCCCTAGGACTTTACACGTACGTCAACCCTGTGCCGCCGATAACCGGCGCACCAAACCTAGTGAAGCTGCTGACGGAAGAGTGCAGAAAGATAACTGGGGGCGTGTTAAACCTTGAGAAGGACCCCGTGAAAGCCGCAGACGCCATCCTAGCGCACATAGAGGAGAAAAGGAGGAAGCTCGGAATATGA
- the trpA gene encoding tryptophan synthase subunit alpha yields MREIARKFSELEKRGEGALIAYVTAGDPSPQATPEVVRALVEGGADIVELGIPFSDPIADGPTIQAATVRALRAGTRPRMVLEMVEKIKQETRTPIVILSYYNPIFKMGLKSFFEEASARGVDGVVVPDLPVEEAGEYKEYAEAYEVDTIFLAAPSTSTERLKKIVDYTSGFLYLVSVFGVTGAREKIQEITVETIRRALHFTRGRIPLAVGFGVSKPEHVSRVLELGADAAIVGSRLVRIIEENVGDEEKMIESLRSYTRQLKEATHRKGK; encoded by the coding sequence ATGAGGGAGATAGCGAGGAAGTTTTCCGAGCTCGAAAAGCGGGGGGAGGGGGCCCTCATAGCTTACGTGACCGCCGGAGACCCCTCACCACAGGCAACGCCCGAAGTGGTCAGAGCACTGGTTGAAGGCGGAGCTGACATAGTGGAGCTTGGCATCCCCTTCTCAGACCCTATAGCTGACGGGCCAACGATACAGGCGGCAACTGTTAGGGCGCTCAGAGCGGGAACTAGGCCGAGGATGGTTCTCGAAATGGTTGAGAAAATAAAGCAGGAGACGCGCACCCCGATAGTTATCCTGAGCTACTACAACCCAATATTCAAGATGGGTCTTAAGAGCTTCTTCGAGGAGGCGAGCGCTAGAGGGGTAGACGGGGTGGTCGTGCCGGACCTACCCGTCGAGGAGGCAGGCGAGTACAAGGAGTACGCTGAAGCATACGAAGTCGACACCATATTCCTCGCAGCCCCTTCAACTTCAACCGAGAGGCTGAAGAAGATCGTAGATTACACATCCGGGTTCCTTTACCTCGTATCCGTTTTCGGGGTCACTGGGGCAAGGGAGAAAATCCAGGAAATAACGGTTGAAACGATCAGGAGGGCGCTCCACTTCACGCGGGGCCGCATCCCCCTAGCGGTGGGCTTCGGCGTGTCGAAGCCTGAACATGTGAGCCGCGTCCTCGAGCTCGGAGCTGACGCCGCCATAGTTGGAAGCCGCCTGGTGAGAATAATAGAGGAGAATGTGGGCGACGAGGAGAAAATGATCGAGTCCCTTAGAAGCTACACCCGGCAACTGAAAGAGGCGACACACAGAAAGGGCAAGTAG
- the trpB gene encoding tryptophan synthase subunit beta translates to MKLSEYPVRGKFGKYGGQFVPETLMAALEELERAFMECRADPSFQRELNYYLSEYAGRPTPLYYAENLTKAVGGAKIYLKREDLAHGGAHKINNTLGQALLAKRMGKCRVIAETGAGQHGVATAMACAVLGLKAEIYMGAEDMERQRLNVFRMRLLGAEVHRVESGSRTLKDAINEALRDWVTNLENTYYLIGSVVGPHPYPLIVREFQSVIGRELREQILRKEGRLPDALVACVGGGSNAIGTFYPFLDDEEVELYGVEAAGRGLETGMHAASLCGGEEGVFHGMLTYVLQDEDGQIKTTHSISAGLDYPGVGPEHAFLKSIGRARYVAVTDDEAVKAFLELSRTEGILPALEPAHALAFAMRLASEMSKDEIVVVTLSGRGDKDVEVVARYLGVEV, encoded by the coding sequence ATGAAGCTGAGCGAGTACCCTGTGCGTGGAAAGTTTGGAAAATATGGCGGGCAGTTCGTACCAGAGACCCTCATGGCGGCCTTAGAGGAGCTTGAGAGAGCGTTCATGGAGTGCAGGGCGGACCCCTCCTTCCAGAGGGAGCTAAACTACTACTTGTCCGAGTACGCTGGACGCCCAACCCCCCTCTACTACGCTGAGAACCTCACTAAGGCCGTCGGGGGCGCGAAAATATACTTGAAGAGGGAGGACCTAGCTCACGGCGGAGCACACAAGATAAACAACACGCTGGGTCAAGCCTTGCTAGCTAAGAGGATGGGGAAGTGCAGAGTGATCGCTGAAACGGGTGCGGGGCAGCACGGTGTGGCTACTGCGATGGCTTGCGCGGTCCTAGGGTTGAAAGCCGAAATATACATGGGAGCGGAGGACATGGAGAGGCAGAGGCTTAACGTCTTCAGGATGCGCCTCCTCGGAGCCGAGGTTCACAGGGTTGAGTCGGGGTCGAGGACGCTGAAAGACGCCATAAACGAGGCCTTAAGGGACTGGGTGACCAACCTCGAAAACACTTACTACCTCATAGGCTCGGTGGTCGGCCCACACCCGTACCCCTTAATAGTTAGGGAGTTTCAGAGCGTTATAGGGCGAGAACTGAGGGAGCAAATCCTCAGGAAGGAAGGCAGGCTTCCAGACGCGCTTGTTGCGTGCGTTGGAGGGGGGAGCAACGCCATAGGAACCTTCTACCCCTTCCTGGACGACGAGGAAGTCGAGCTTTACGGTGTTGAGGCGGCGGGGCGCGGCCTAGAGACGGGAATGCATGCGGCCTCACTGTGCGGCGGCGAAGAAGGAGTGTTTCACGGGATGCTCACCTACGTGTTGCAAGACGAGGACGGACAGATAAAAACCACGCACAGCATATCAGCGGGCCTCGACTACCCGGGAGTCGGACCGGAGCACGCTTTCCTCAAGTCAATTGGAAGAGCCCGGTACGTCGCCGTCACAGACGATGAGGCTGTGAAGGCATTCCTTGAGCTTTCGAGGACTGAAGGCATTCTGCCGGCGCTTGAGCCCGCGCATGCCCTAGCGTTTGCCATGAGGCTTGCCAGCGAGATGAGCAAAGATGAAATAGTGGTCGTCACGCTCTCGGGTAGGGGGGACAAGGACGTCGAAGTAGTTGCGAGGTACCTTGGGGTGGAAGTATGA
- a CDS encoding phosphoribosylanthranilate isomerase translates to MRTRVKICGVKSVEDLHMVVEAGVDAVGFVVDVPSSPRSLAPSEARSLVRATPVFVETVAVTVPRSVDHLKKIVDLVNPDAVQVHGLRVNGELRDAVAGVKLIAAVQATQSSPELALEVASYCDAILVDTPGEMGGTGRTHDWSISRKIRDLVHPKPLILAGGLNAGNVKEAIRVVRPFAVDVSSGVEAKPGVKDRLKVFEFVRSVMEAGV, encoded by the coding sequence ATGAGGACTAGGGTGAAGATCTGCGGTGTGAAATCCGTCGAGGACCTCCACATGGTTGTAGAGGCAGGGGTAGACGCCGTAGGCTTCGTGGTCGATGTCCCCTCCTCCCCTAGGAGTCTGGCGCCGAGCGAGGCAAGGAGTCTGGTGAGGGCCACGCCAGTCTTCGTCGAGACAGTTGCGGTCACAGTGCCTAGAAGCGTAGACCACTTGAAGAAGATAGTCGACTTGGTTAACCCGGACGCTGTGCAAGTTCACGGACTGCGGGTTAACGGGGAGCTGAGGGACGCCGTCGCGGGCGTGAAGCTCATAGCTGCAGTCCAAGCAACTCAGTCCTCGCCGGAGCTAGCCTTGGAAGTGGCCTCTTACTGCGACGCCATACTGGTGGACACACCGGGGGAGATGGGTGGGACTGGGAGGACACACGACTGGTCTATTAGTAGAAAGATAAGGGACCTAGTCCACCCTAAGCCGCTGATACTCGCCGGCGGGCTCAATGCCGGAAACGTTAAAGAAGCGATAAGAGTTGTCAGGCCTTTCGCAGTCGACGTATCGAGTGGGGTTGAAGCTAAGCCGGGCGTGAAGGATAGGTTGAAGGTTTTCGAGTTTGTTAGAAGCGTGATGGAGGCTGGAGTATGA
- a CDS encoding indole-3-glycerol-phosphate synthase, whose translation MGDFLDVLARDARKTVEEGFYDEVRCVPAERLSLEEAILSCTKAAIISEVKPASPSQGVLDKGRRPAELAREMEEGGAVGISVLTEPKHFHGSVSALVEVRRAVKVPVLMKDIVVSPVQIDAAFKAGANTVLLIYPVFERGYCDEKLEDMIEYAHSRGLEVLLEVHSKNEFISALGYDADMIGVNNRDLRTLKVDLDVTRKVLSGYTGSRIIVSESGIRSPEDVRFLYSCGARAFLVGTSIMTAASVRDKVRELVEAL comes from the coding sequence ATGGGTGACTTCCTAGACGTACTCGCAAGGGATGCCAGGAAAACCGTGGAAGAGGGGTTCTACGACGAGGTTAGGTGCGTCCCAGCTGAAAGGCTCAGCCTCGAGGAGGCAATACTCTCCTGCACTAAGGCAGCGATAATATCGGAGGTGAAACCAGCCTCCCCCTCCCAGGGGGTCTTGGACAAAGGTCGAAGGCCAGCTGAGCTCGCAAGGGAGATGGAAGAAGGCGGCGCTGTTGGGATATCCGTGCTGACGGAGCCAAAGCACTTCCACGGCTCAGTGAGCGCGTTGGTGGAGGTAAGGCGGGCTGTTAAGGTTCCTGTATTAATGAAGGACATTGTTGTGAGCCCCGTTCAGATCGACGCCGCTTTCAAGGCTGGAGCTAATACTGTGCTACTGATATACCCTGTTTTCGAGAGAGGGTATTGTGATGAGAAGCTGGAGGACATGATAGAGTACGCGCACAGCAGGGGGCTGGAGGTGCTACTGGAAGTCCACTCTAAGAACGAGTTTATATCAGCGCTCGGCTATGATGCTGACATGATTGGCGTCAACAACAGGGATTTGAGGACGCTGAAAGTGGACTTGGACGTTACCAGAAAGGTGTTGTCGGGATACACGGGGAGCCGGATTATAGTTAGCGAAAGCGGGATACGCAGCCCGGAAGACGTGAGGTTTCTCTACTCGTGCGGCGCTAGAGCGTTCCTCGTTGGAACATCAATAATGACCGCTGCAAGTGTTAGGGATAAGGTTAGGGAGCTGGTGGAAGCCTTATGA
- the trpD gene encoding anthranilate phosphoribosyltransferase: MKEYIQKLVEGVSLTREEARDAMKKIMSGEATGAQIGAFLTALRMKRETVEEITAFASVMREFCRRINPKVSGRLVDTCGTGGDRIKTFNVSTASAFIVAGAGIPVAKHGNRSVTGKSGSADVLEKLGFNLNVEPEKVERMVEHVGIGFMFAPNFHPAMKHVAGPRREIGIRTVFNILGPLTNPAGANAQVLGVFGREWVLPMAEVLKGLGCVEAMVVHGLDGIDEISVTGETMVAWLRDGEISTFNVTPKDFGFEAARPEEVAGLDPDGSAELTFKILNDLLPKRDPRRNMVLMNAAAGILVGGKADSLSHGVELAEESLRSGAAYKKLKEMVAFSGGDVSKLEELERRHG, from the coding sequence GTGAAGGAGTACATTCAGAAGCTTGTTGAGGGCGTAAGCCTAACGCGCGAAGAAGCGCGTGACGCCATGAAGAAGATAATGTCGGGCGAGGCGACGGGAGCACAGATAGGAGCCTTCCTAACAGCGCTGAGGATGAAAAGGGAAACTGTTGAGGAGATCACCGCGTTCGCCTCGGTCATGCGTGAGTTCTGCCGGAGGATAAATCCCAAGGTGAGCGGCCGGCTCGTCGACACTTGTGGAACAGGAGGAGACCGCATTAAAACATTCAACGTGAGCACGGCGTCAGCATTCATAGTCGCTGGGGCCGGTATTCCCGTCGCTAAGCACGGGAACCGGTCGGTCACGGGTAAGAGCGGGAGCGCTGACGTGCTTGAAAAGCTAGGATTTAACCTCAACGTCGAGCCGGAGAAAGTGGAGAGAATGGTGGAGCACGTAGGGATAGGCTTCATGTTCGCCCCGAACTTCCACCCAGCGATGAAACACGTTGCAGGGCCAAGGAGGGAAATAGGAATAAGAACAGTGTTCAACATTCTAGGGCCTCTAACTAACCCTGCTGGGGCAAACGCCCAGGTCCTCGGGGTCTTCGGCAGGGAGTGGGTTTTACCCATGGCCGAGGTGCTAAAAGGGCTTGGCTGCGTTGAAGCGATGGTAGTACACGGGCTGGACGGAATCGACGAGATATCAGTGACTGGAGAAACGATGGTAGCATGGTTGAGGGACGGAGAGATTTCGACTTTCAACGTTACCCCCAAAGACTTCGGCTTCGAAGCAGCGAGACCCGAAGAGGTGGCCGGGCTCGACCCGGACGGGAGCGCCGAGCTAACCTTCAAGATACTCAACGACCTTCTGCCTAAGAGGGATCCCAGGAGGAACATGGTGCTCATGAACGCCGCTGCAGGCATACTAGTGGGAGGAAAAGCTGACAGTCTATCTCACGGAGTCGAGCTCGCCGAGGAGTCTCTTAGGAGCGGGGCAGCCTACAAGAAGCTGAAAGAAATGGTTGCCTTCTCCGGTGGAGACGTTTCAAAACTCGAGGAGCTGGAGCGGAGACATGGGTGA
- a CDS encoding aminodeoxychorismate/anthranilate synthase component II, which translates to MLKVLVVDNYDSFVYNLVQYVGELGGKPLVFRNDQLTLKRVLKLRPDRVILSPGPGTPENPRYFGVCSEIIRHIGPYTPILGVCLGHQGIIHVFGGRIVRAKRLMHGKTSMVKHDGRGVFRGVDNPFEATRYHSLVGDKSSIPGCLKVTAESLDDGEIMGVRHVEYPIEGVQFHPESILTSCGKLIIKNFLEGG; encoded by the coding sequence TTGCTGAAGGTTTTGGTTGTCGACAACTACGACTCGTTCGTCTACAACCTCGTTCAGTACGTGGGCGAGCTTGGAGGAAAACCGCTCGTGTTCAGAAATGACCAGTTGACGTTGAAGCGCGTCCTCAAGCTCCGCCCAGACAGGGTGATTCTCTCGCCTGGGCCAGGGACGCCTGAGAACCCGAGGTACTTCGGTGTCTGCTCAGAGATAATACGGCACATTGGACCCTATACTCCCATACTTGGTGTATGTCTCGGACACCAGGGGATAATACATGTTTTCGGCGGGAGGATAGTCCGGGCGAAGAGGTTGATGCACGGTAAGACTAGCATGGTTAAACACGACGGCAGAGGGGTCTTCAGGGGGGTCGACAACCCCTTTGAGGCTACAAGGTACCACTCGCTCGTAGGAGACAAGTCGAGCATACCGGGCTGCCTGAAGGTCACAGCGGAGTCTCTTGACGACGGGGAGATTATGGGGGTGAGGCACGTCGAGTACCCGATTGAGGGGGTCCAATTCCACCCCGAGTCCATACTCACTTCCTGCGGGAAGCTTATCATAAAGAACTTCCTTGAAGGAGGTTAG
- the trpE gene encoding anthranilate synthase component I, producing the protein MQVFLSLQEKCEYAYLLESVEGPKRIARFSFIGFNPRQLYTVKDGEALLQDLSCGEEASFKVKDPLETLRRIVGREPGCSDLRFSGGAVGYISYDAVRYWEKLPRIAEDEPKFPDIEFGIYDDVLVFDHERNEAIYVYRGEDRSDELLELADDEWDGGEHLSFTFPKANLSKEEYEERVLRAKEYIASGDIFQVVLSRRYDFKVRGDLARFYLELRKINPSPYMYFLKMGSRRIIGSSPEMLVRVEGGVIETFPIAGTRPRGATEAEDEELARGLLADPKERAEHVMLVDLARNDVGRVAKFGSVHVPEFMVIHKYSHVQHIVSRVVGELRDGCDCYDVLRAVFPAGTVSGAPKVRAMEIIEECEPSRRGPYAGGVGYFSFNGNSDFAITIRTLVADGERCFIQAGAGIVADSIPEREWLETEHKAKALLKALELAEA; encoded by the coding sequence GTGCAAGTTTTCCTTTCATTACAAGAAAAATGCGAGTACGCTTACCTGCTCGAGTCCGTTGAGGGCCCCAAAAGAATAGCACGCTTCTCCTTCATAGGCTTCAACCCTAGGCAGCTTTACACGGTGAAGGACGGCGAAGCCCTCCTCCAAGACTTAAGCTGCGGGGAGGAAGCCAGTTTCAAGGTTAAGGATCCTCTCGAAACGCTGAGGAGGATTGTTGGAAGAGAGCCAGGCTGTTCAGACCTCAGGTTTTCCGGGGGAGCTGTAGGATACATTTCCTATGACGCTGTGAGATACTGGGAGAAGCTGCCCCGCATAGCTGAGGACGAGCCCAAGTTCCCAGACATAGAGTTCGGCATATATGACGACGTGCTGGTTTTCGACCATGAGAGAAACGAGGCCATCTACGTTTATAGGGGCGAGGATAGGTCTGACGAACTGCTTGAACTTGCAGACGATGAGTGGGATGGGGGAGAGCACCTGTCATTCACTTTTCCGAAGGCCAACCTGAGCAAGGAGGAGTATGAGGAGAGGGTTTTGCGGGCGAAGGAGTACATAGCGTCGGGCGACATATTTCAGGTAGTTCTTTCCAGGAGGTACGACTTCAAGGTTAGAGGGGACCTAGCCCGCTTCTACCTGGAGCTTAGAAAGATAAACCCCTCTCCTTACATGTACTTCCTCAAGATGGGCTCCCGGAGGATAATAGGATCGAGCCCCGAGATGCTTGTGAGGGTTGAGGGTGGGGTTATCGAAACATTCCCGATAGCCGGAACCAGGCCTAGGGGGGCTACCGAGGCTGAGGACGAGGAGCTTGCGAGGGGTCTTCTCGCTGACCCCAAGGAGAGGGCTGAACACGTTATGCTCGTCGACCTCGCGAGGAACGACGTTGGCCGTGTTGCGAAGTTTGGAAGCGTACACGTGCCCGAGTTCATGGTGATACACAAGTACAGCCACGTGCAGCACATCGTTTCAAGGGTGGTGGGTGAGCTGAGGGACGGCTGCGACTGCTACGATGTTCTAAGGGCGGTCTTCCCAGCTGGAACCGTCTCGGGGGCTCCAAAAGTTAGGGCGATGGAGATAATAGAGGAGTGTGAGCCGTCGAGGAGGGGGCCCTACGCTGGGGGGGTGGGGTACTTCTCGTTTAACGGTAACTCTGACTTCGCGATAACGATAAGGACTCTTGTAGCTGATGGTGAGCGCTGCTTCATACAGGCTGGAGCCGGAATAGTTGCAGACTCCATCCCCGAAAGGGAGTGGCTTGAAACCGAGCATAAGGCTAAGGCTCTGCTAAAAGCCCTGGAGCTCGCGGAGGCGTGA
- a CDS encoding SCP2 sterol-binding domain-containing protein — MSDLKAFLEELTRKINEKALDLVREWIGDKYYGKIIEFEVGDLKGVQKAYHIVFTKKGARFKEGEYPSPDLIYRSDEETLKGILTGAIPEKEVRKTWKLIIMGDAHEMDPFAQIVATALK, encoded by the coding sequence ATGAGCGACCTCAAAGCCTTCCTTGAAGAGCTCACCCGTAAAATTAACGAGAAAGCCCTAGACCTTGTGAGGGAGTGGATAGGTGACAAGTACTACGGGAAGATAATAGAGTTCGAGGTAGGCGACCTTAAAGGAGTGCAGAAAGCGTACCACATAGTCTTCACGAAGAAGGGAGCAAGGTTTAAGGAAGGCGAATACCCGAGCCCAGACCTCATATACAGGTCGGACGAAGAAACGCTGAAAGGCATACTCACAGGAGCCATACCCGAAAAAGAAGTCAGGAAAACCTGGAAGCTCATCATAATGGGAGACGCACACGAAATGGACCCATTCGCACAGATAGTTGCAACAGCACTAAAGTAG
- a CDS encoding nitroreductase family protein: MKKEWKYGKPSKNVPVTVQDAIRLRRSIRRYTGERIPDEDLEKILDAARYTPSPENMQMYRFVIVRDDQETKDLIADLAVEAAKETFGTFPAELTQGRIWYVPPDRRPWTFTEMRDGSLFEYPRYADVVIVACASESFHDSPVLYPLSFFGSICVGMALMKMWLMATALGYGAGYQAFPIMDPRRRELLADRLGIPRSWEVVATLSIGVRAEERMIGPSRLTLEGLFYKERWGNPYIRKAFREEE; this comes from the coding sequence ATGAAGAAGGAGTGGAAGTACGGGAAGCCCAGCAAGAACGTCCCCGTAACCGTGCAGGACGCGATAAGGCTGAGGCGCTCGATTAGGAGGTATACCGGGGAGAGAATACCGGACGAGGATTTGGAGAAAATCCTTGACGCTGCAAGGTACACGCCTTCACCCGAGAACATGCAAATGTACCGCTTCGTCATAGTGAGAGACGACCAGGAGACAAAGGACCTGATAGCCGACCTAGCCGTTGAAGCTGCAAAGGAAACTTTCGGAACGTTTCCAGCCGAGCTCACCCAGGGGAGAATATGGTACGTTCCTCCCGACAGGAGGCCTTGGACGTTCACCGAGATGAGGGATGGTAGCCTCTTCGAGTACCCAAGGTACGCCGACGTGGTAATCGTCGCCTGCGCCTCTGAGTCGTTCCACGACTCACCGGTACTCTACCCTCTCAGCTTCTTCGGCTCGATATGCGTCGGAATGGCCCTCATGAAAATGTGGCTTATGGCGACAGCCCTAGGGTACGGTGCAGGCTACCAGGCTTTCCCGATAATGGATCCGAGGAGAAGAGAGCTCCTAGCTGACAGGCTCGGGATCCCGAGGTCATGGGAGGTCGTCGCAACGCTCAGCATCGGAGTGAGGGCAGAGGAGCGCATGATAGGTCCGTCACGCCTAACACTTGAAGGGCTCTTCTACAAGGAGAGATGGGGCAACCCGTACATAAGGAAAGCCTTCAGGGAGGAAGAGTAA
- a CDS encoding 4Fe-4S binding protein, whose protein sequence is MSGRVRVDAGRCAGTRRCGVCLLVCPAGCFAVDERSKKVVVVNEDACMECYACKVQCRHNAIELGF, encoded by the coding sequence TTGAGTGGCAGAGTCAGAGTGGATGCTGGGCGGTGTGCGGGCACTAGGAGGTGTGGTGTCTGCCTACTAGTTTGCCCCGCCGGGTGTTTCGCCGTCGACGAGAGAAGTAAGAAGGTCGTGGTTGTCAACGAAGACGCCTGCATGGAGTGCTACGCGTGCAAGGTGCAGTGTAGGCACAACGCGATCGAGCTGGGCTTCTAG
- a CDS encoding ABC transporter ATP-binding protein, which produces MSIAVETFDLTKVYSKLVAVDRLNIKVPEKCVFGFLGPNGAGKTTTVKMLVGLTPPTEGTATIMGWDIKRDMENVRNVVGFLPEYFPKPKEKALSYLVTLASFNSARDMRSLKKQAEELLELVGLWDVRNKKVSKFSMGMFKRWLLANALMGDPEVVFLDEPTANLDPIGRAEILELIRNLSKERTIFLNSHILHEVEKVADHVAIINKGRLIVQTKITELKNIVKVEKHSYVISSDNNEKLASLLKEAGIDAKVTELGVEASTTDPKKLWTNLVEAYNEANIFVYELKELGRELEDIFLKLVEGDQA; this is translated from the coding sequence TTGTCAATTGCTGTTGAAACCTTCGATTTAACGAAGGTTTACTCGAAGCTTGTTGCTGTTGATAGGCTCAACATTAAAGTTCCCGAGAAGTGTGTTTTCGGCTTTTTGGGCCCGAACGGTGCTGGCAAAACAACTACTGTTAAGATGCTGGTCGGCTTAACTCCCCCAACAGAGGGGACCGCCACGATTATGGGGTGGGACATCAAACGCGACATGGAGAACGTTAGGAACGTGGTCGGCTTCCTGCCAGAGTACTTCCCTAAGCCGAAGGAGAAGGCGCTCAGCTACCTTGTCACGCTAGCAAGCTTCAACAGCGCGCGGGACATGAGAAGTCTGAAGAAGCAGGCTGAAGAGTTGCTCGAGCTCGTCGGCCTCTGGGATGTGAGGAACAAGAAAGTCTCCAAGTTTAGCATGGGCATGTTCAAAAGGTGGCTTCTAGCGAACGCTCTCATGGGCGACCCCGAAGTCGTCTTCTTAGATGAGCCCACCGCTAACCTAGACCCAATAGGCAGAGCAGAAATACTTGAACTCATCCGCAACCTCAGCAAGGAACGCACTATTTTCCTCAACAGTCACATTCTCCACGAGGTTGAAAAAGTGGCAGACCACGTCGCAATAATAAACAAGGGTCGCCTCATAGTCCAGACGAAGATCACCGAGCTGAAGAACATAGTCAAAGTGGAGAAACACTCATACGTCATCAGCAGCGACAACAACGAAAAACTTGCAAGCCTTCTCAAAGAGGCAGGCATAGATGCAAAAGTCACCGAGCTGGGAGTGGAGGCATCAACAACGGACCCGAAAAAACTCTGGACCAACCTAGTGGAAGCCTACAACGAGGCCAACATATTCGTCTACGAGCTAAAGGAACTTGGAAGAGAACTCGAAGACATCTTCCTAAAACTAGTCGAGGGCGACCAAGCTTGA